From Marmota flaviventris isolate mMarFla1 chromosome X, mMarFla1.hap1, whole genome shotgun sequence, the proteins below share one genomic window:
- the Zbtb33 gene encoding transcriptional regulator Kaiso: MESRKLISATDIQYSGSLLNSLNEQRGHGLFCDVTVIVEDRKFRAHRNILSASSTYFHQLFSVAGQVVELSFIRAEIFAEILNYIYSSKIVRVRADLLDELIKSGQLLGVKFIAELGVPLSQVKSISGTPQDGSAETLPPDSSDKNLVIQKSKDETQDNGATIMPIITESFSLSAEDYEMKKIIVTDSDDDDDDDDVIFCSEILPAKETLPNNNAVTQVQPNTGPVSISDVAPCASNNSPPLTNITPTQKLPIPVNQATLSQTQGSEKLLVSSAPTHLTPNIILLNQAPLTTPPNVSSSLPNHMSSSINLLMQNQQTPNSAVLTGNKASEEEEEEIIDDDDDTISSSPDSAVSNTSLVPQADTSQNTTFDGSLIQKMQIPTLLQEPLSNSLKISDIITRNTNDPGLGSKHLMEGQKIITLDTATEIEGLSTGCKVYANIGEDTYDIVIPVKDDPDEGEARLENEIPKTSGNESASKRMKVKHDDHYELIVDGRVYYICIVCKRSYVCLTSLRRHFNIHSWEKKYPCRYCEKVFPLAEYRTKHEIHHTGERRYQCLACGKSFINYQFMSSHIKSVHSQDPSGDSKLYRLHPCKSLQIRQYAYLSDRSSTVPVMKDDGIGYKVDAGKEPPVGTTSTQNKPMTWEDIFIQQENDSIFKQNVTDGSTEFEFIIPESY; the protein is encoded by the coding sequence ATGGAGAGTAGAAAACTGATTTCTGCTACAGACATTCAGTACTCTGGCAGTCTGCTGAACTCCTTGAATGAGCAACGAGGCCATGGACTCTTTTGTGATGTTACTGTTATTGTGGAAGACCGAAAATTCCGGGCCCACAGGAATATACTTTCAGCTTCTAGTACATACTTCCATCAGCTCTTCTCAGTTGCTGGGCAAGTTGTTGAACTGAGCTTTATAAGAGCAGAGATCTTTGCAGAAATTCTCAATTATATCTATAGTTCTAAAATTGTCCGTGTTAGAGCAGATTTACTTGATGAGTTAATTAAATCAGGGCAGTTATTAGGAGTGAAATTTATAGCAGAGCTTGGTGTCCCATTATCACAGGTTAAAAGCATCTCAGGTACACCTCAGGATGGTAGTGCTGAAACCTTGCCTCCTGATTCTAGTGACAAAAACCTTgtaatacaaaaatcaaaagatgAAACCCAAGATAATGGGGCGACTATAATGCCTATCATAACAGAGTCATTTTCATTATCTGCTGAAgattatgaaatgaaaaagattaTTGTTACTGattctgatgatgatgatgatgatgatgatgtcatTTTCTGCTCTGAGATTTTGCCTGCAAAGGAGACTTTGCCAAATAACAATGCAGTGACACAGGTCCAGCCTAACACAGGCCCTGTTTCTATTTCAGATGTTGCACCTTGTGCTAGCAATAACTCTCCCCCTTTAACAAATATCACACCTACTCAGAAACTTCCTATTCCTGTGAATCAGGCAACTCTGAGCCAGACACAAGGAAGTGAAAAATTGCTGGTATCTTCAGCTCCAACACATCTGACTCccaatattattttgttaaatcaGGCACCACTTACTACACCACCAAATGTCAGTTCTTCACTTCCAAATCATATGTCTTCTTCAATCAATTTACTTATGCAGAATCAGCAGACACCAAATAGTGCTGTTTTAACAGGAAATAAAGCcagtgaagaggaggaggaggaaattatagatgatgatgatgacactATTAGCTCCAGTCCAGACTCGGCAGTCAGTAATACATCTTTGGTCCCACAGGCTGATACGTCCCAAAATACCACTTTTGATGGATCATTGATACAGAAGATGCAGATTCCTACACTTCTGCAAGAACCACTttccaattctttaaaaatttcagatataATTACTAGAAACACTAATGATCCAGGTTTAGGATCAAAACACCTAATGGAGGGTCAGAAGATCATTACTTTAGACACAGCTACTGAAATTGAAGGCTTGTCGACTGGTTGCAAGGTTTATGCGAATATCGGTGAAGATACTTATGACATAGTGATCCCTGTCAAAGATGACCCTGATGAAGGGGAAGCCAGACTTGAGAATGAAATACCAAAAACGTCTGGCAATGAGTCAGCAAGCAAACGCATGAAAGTAAAACATGATGATCACTATGAGTTAATAGTAGATGGAAGGGTCTATTATATCTGCATTGTATGCAAAAGGTCATATGTCTGTCTGACAAGCTTGCGGAGACATTTTAACATTCATTCTTGGGAGAAGAAGTATCCATGCCGTTACTGCGAGAAGGTATTTCCTCTTGCAGAATATCGTACAAAGCATGAAATTCATCACACAGGGGAGCGAAGGTATCAATGTTTGGCATGTGGCAAATCTTTCATCAACTATCAGTTTATGTCTTCACATATAAAGTCGGTTCATAGTCAAGATCCTTCTGGGGACTCGAAACTTTACCGTTTACATCCATGCAAATCTTTACAGATCAGACAATATGCATACCTTTCTGATAGGTCAAGCACTGTGCCTGTAATGAAGGATGATGGTATTGGGTATAAGGTTGATGCTGGAAAGGAACCTCCAGTAGGGACCACATCTACTCAGAACAAGCCAATGACCTGGGAAGATATCTTTATTCAGCAGGAAAATGATTCAATTTTTAAACAGAATGTAACAGATGGCAGTACCGAGTTTGAGTTTATAATACCAGAATCTTACTGA